CGCGTGCGGCGTTCGACGTCATCACCGAGACGGGTGCCGAGCTCGTCACGGTTCTGCGTCACGGCCATCTGATCGGAACGCTGAGCGCACGCAGCGCGCTGCGCTCGACCCTTTACACGCCCGCGGTGGACGCGGATGGACGTCTGGCGGTCGGCGCCGCTGTCGGCATCAACGGTGACGTCGCGGCCAAAGCCAAGGCACTAGCCGCCGCCGGCGTCGACGTGCTCGTCATCGACACCGCGCACGGCCACCAGGAGGGCATGCTGCGCGCGCTCTCGAAAGTCGCGGCGCTGAACCTCGGCATCCCGCTCGTCGCAGGCAACATCGTCACGGCTGACGGCGCGAACGACCTGGTGGATGCCGGCGCCTCGATCCTCAAGGTCGGTGTCGGACCTGGCGCCATGTGCACCACGCGAATGATGACGGCTGTCGGGCGCCCGCAGTTCTCCGCCGTACTGGAGACGGCGCAGGCCGCCCACGAACTGGGTGCGCACGTGTGGGCGGATGGGGGAGTGCGCTACCCGCGGGACGTCGCGCTCGCTCTCGCCGCCGGTGCGGCATCCGTCATGATCGGCTCCTGGTTCGCCGGCACGATCGAAGCCCCCGGCCAGCTGCAGACGGATGCGGATGGCCGCCTCTACAAGGAGTCCTGGGGCATGGCGTCGACGAAGGCAGTGCAGGCGCGCTTCGGGCGACTGGATGCGTACGAGCGGGCACGCAAGGAGCTCTTCGCCGAGGGCATCTCGTCGTCGAGGATCTATCTCGATCCGCTGCGACCGGGCGTGGAGGACCTGCTCGACATGATCACCTCCGGTGTGCGCTCGTCGTTCACCTATGCGGGCGCGGCTTCAGTACCGGAGTTCCACGACCGTGCTCTGGTCGGTCGGCAGTCCGCCGCCGGATATGAAGAGGGCAAGGCATTGCCCGTCAGCTGGTAGGGCCTGCACCCGCCGCGCACGCGGATGCTGTGAAAAGGCGAGAGCGCAGCTTTCACTCTGTAGAATCGATGCACCATGGACGACCCTCCCAGTTGTAGTACATCGCCCCACTGCCCGCCCCGGCTCCTTGAGGAGGAGGGGAACGACTGATGGATTACGTCATGTTGGGCGTGGGGCTCCTGCTCACGGTGGGAACGGGCCTGTTCGTCGCCAGCGAGTTCGCACTCGTCAATCTGGACCGCGCTGAACTCGAGGCGCGACAGGAGCGCGGAGAGTCGCGGCTGTCGCTCACGATCAGCGCACTCAAGCACACCTCCACCCATCTGTCCTCGGCGCAGCTCGGCATCACGCTGACCACGCTCCTGACCGGTTACACGATGGAGCCGGCGATCTCGAACCTGTTGAGCCCCGTGCTCACGGGATGGGGCATCGCGGAAGGTGCGGTGCGGCCGATCGCGACCGTCGTCGCCATGTTCATCGCGACTGTGCTGTCGATGATCCTCGGCGAACTCGTGCCGAAGAACTTCGCCTTGGCGCTGCCGCGGGCGACAGCCAAGCTCGTCATCCCGTTCCAGGTGGCGTTCACCACCGTCTTCAAACCCGCCATCGTGGTGCTCAACGGCAGCGCCAACGGCATCCTGCGCTCGGTGGGAATCGAGCCCAAGGAAGAACTCTCCGGTGCACGCACGGCCGAAGAGCTCTCCTCACTCGTGCGTCGCTCTGCCAGCGCTGGTGTTCTCGAAGCAGATACGGCCACGCTGCTCGACCGCAGCCTCACGTTCGCCAGGCTCTCGGCCGACGACGTCATGACGCCGCGCCCCAGCATGCACGCCATCTCTGCCGGCGACTCCGCCGAAGACGTCATTCAGCTCGCGCGCCGCACCGGGCACAGCCGCTTCCCGGTCTACGACGACGACCTCGATGACATCACCGGAGTGGTGCATCTGAAGGCCGCCGTCTCCGTGCCCCGCGAGCGACGAGCCGAGGTTCCGGTCGGCGCGCTGGCGACAGAGCCGCTGCGAGTGCCCGAGACGGTGCACCTCGATGTGCTGATCTCGGAGCTTCGGGCCAAGGGCTACCAGCTCGCGATCGTCGTCGACGAGTACGGCGGCACCGCCGGCATCGTCACGCTCGAAGACCTCGTCGAGGAGATCGTCGGCGAAGTGTCGGATGAGCACGACCGCAGTCGCGCCGGCGTCGTGCGCGGCCGCGACTCCATCACCTTCCCTGGCGAGCTGCGTCCGGATGAACTCCGCAGCCGCACCGGTGTCCTCGTGCCGGAGGGCGACGTGTACGACACGGTGGGCGGTTACATCATGAGCGTGCTCGAGCGCGTGCCGACGAACGGTGACGAAGTCACTCTCGACTCCGGCGTACTGCAGGTCGTCCGCATGGATGGCCGCCGTGTCGATCGCATCCGGTACACGCCAGTACCGGTGGACGCTGCGAGCGCGGAGGTGAAGCGATGAACGACTGGATGGGAATCGTCTGGCTCGTGATCCTGCTCATCGCGAACGCCTTCTTCGTCGGCGCTGAGTTCGCGGTGATCTCGGCCCGACGCTCGCAGATCGAGCCGCGCGCGGAGCAGGGCTCCCGATCGGCGAAGACCGCGCTGTTCGCGATGGAGCACGCGACGCTGATGCTCGCGACCTCGCAACTCGGGATCACGATCTGCTCGCTGCTGATCCTGAACGTCTCAGAACCCGCGATCCACCACCTTCTCGGCATCCCGATGCACGCACTCGGGTGGGCGGACGCTGTGGTCGACGTCACCGGATTCGTCATCGCCCTGCTGCTGGTGTCGTACCTGCACGTGGTGTTCGGCGAGATGGTTCCGAAGAACCTCGCCTTCTCGGTTCCGGATCGCGCTGTGCTGATTCTCGCGCCGCCGTTGGTGTGGATCTCGAAGGTCTTCCACCCCGTCATCTGGGTACTCAATGCCGCAGCCAACGGCGTGCTCCGACTGTTCCGCGTCGAGCCCAAGAACGAGGCGGCATCGACCTTCACGATCGACGAGGTCGCCACGATCGTCAATCAGTCGCGTCGTGAAGGAGTGCTGTCAGACGCGTCGGGCACGGTGTCGAAGGCAGTCGAGTTCACCGACAAGAAGGCACGCGATGTCGCCGTGGCGCTGAGCGACCTGGTGACGCTGCCGGAGACGTCCACACCGGACGACATCGAACGGGCGGTCGCGCGCTACGGCTTCTCCCGATACGTGATCGTGGATCAGGAACGCGCGCCGCTCGGCTACGTGCATCTGAAAGACATCCTCCGGGCCTCGGAGGGCGCGGATGCCGCGACGACGACAGCCAAGCCGATCCCCTCGAAGCGCATCCACCACATGGTTCCTGTGCAGGAGGACACCGACCTCGAGGACGCCCTCGCGGTCATGCGTCGCGCCGGTCGCCATCTCGCCAAGGTGCGCAACGCCGACGGCGACACCACCGCAGTGCTGTTCCTCGAGGACATCTTGGAGGAGCTCGTCGGCGAGGTGCAGGACGCCACCCGACGGGTGCACGGCAGGTAGCAGCGGGCCGTCGCGGTTCAGCGCCAGCGGGCGCGCAAGTACTGCGGCGGCCACGCGACCGTGTCATCGAGCTCATGCGCGGCACGCAGACCGAAATGCGGATCGCGCAGCCACTCCCGCCCGGCGAAGATCGCATCGGCCGCCCCGTCAGCGAGCACCTGTTCCGCCTGCTCTGCGGCGGTGATGAGCCCGACGGCCGTGACCGGGACCCGGCCGCCCCGGCGGACGGTCGCGGCCAGGGGCACCTGGTAGCCCGGATGAACGTCGATCCGCTGATGCGCGACGAGCCCGCCACTGGAGACATCGATGAGGTCGGCGCCGCGTTCGACGGCCCATTGACCGACGAGCGACGCCTCATCGGAGGTGAACCCGCCGTCGGCGTGATCCGTGGCAGAGATGCGCACGAACAGCGGCACCCCGTCACCTGCGACCTCACGTACGGCATCGACGATGCGCAGCAGCAGTCGTGCACGATTCTCGAGGGATCCGCCGTATTCGTCGGTGCGCACGTTCGACAGCGGTGAGAGGAACTGGTGCAGCAGATATCCGTGGGCGCCGTGCACTTCGAGCACGTCGAATCCGGCGTCCAGGGCGCGGTGCGCCGCGGCGCGGAACCCCTCGACGACACTGTCGATCCCGGAAGCGTCCAACGCGACGGGCTCGTCGAAGCCCTCGAATGCGATCGCCGACGGTGCCGTCGTCGTCCAGCCGCCATCCTCGGCCGCGACGGAGCCGCGCCGTTCTGCCCACGGCCACCAGGTCGAGGCTTTGCGACCTGCGTGTGCGAGCTGGATGCCGGCGAGCGCGCATCGGTCGTGGATCGCCTGCACGATCGGCGTCCACGCAACGCGCTGCTCATCGTTC
The DNA window shown above is from Microbacterium murale and carries:
- a CDS encoding hemolysin family protein, with the protein product MNDWMGIVWLVILLIANAFFVGAEFAVISARRSQIEPRAEQGSRSAKTALFAMEHATLMLATSQLGITICSLLILNVSEPAIHHLLGIPMHALGWADAVVDVTGFVIALLLVSYLHVVFGEMVPKNLAFSVPDRAVLILAPPLVWISKVFHPVIWVLNAAANGVLRLFRVEPKNEAASTFTIDEVATIVNQSRREGVLSDASGTVSKAVEFTDKKARDVAVALSDLVTLPETSTPDDIERAVARYGFSRYVIVDQERAPLGYVHLKDILRASEGADAATTTAKPIPSKRIHHMVPVQEDTDLEDALAVMRRAGRHLAKVRNADGDTTAVLFLEDILEELVGEVQDATRRVHGR
- a CDS encoding GuaB1 family IMP dehydrogenase-related protein, encoding MKFVSAQPAVDLTYSDVFLVPRRSDITSRLEVDLSPGDGTPATIPLVASNMNSVTGPRLAAVLARRGGLGVLPQDMPLQDLDAAIREVKRQPVEWDTPLVLPPSASVAEALCLLPATAGHGIVVAEGIAGTVVEASAVQGILPATRLATALPDAQLGDLVHAGTPALDAEDVTTPRAAFDVITETGAELVTVLRHGHLIGTLSARSALRSTLYTPAVDADGRLAVGAAVGINGDVAAKAKALAAAGVDVLVIDTAHGHQEGMLRALSKVAALNLGIPLVAGNIVTADGANDLVDAGASILKVGVGPGAMCTTRMMTAVGRPQFSAVLETAQAAHELGAHVWADGGVRYPRDVALALAAGAASVMIGSWFAGTIEAPGQLQTDADGRLYKESWGMASTKAVQARFGRLDAYERARKELFAEGISSSRIYLDPLRPGVEDLLDMITSGVRSSFTYAGAASVPEFHDRALVGRQSAAGYEEGKALPVSW
- a CDS encoding hemolysin family protein is translated as MDYVMLGVGLLLTVGTGLFVASEFALVNLDRAELEARQERGESRLSLTISALKHTSTHLSSAQLGITLTTLLTGYTMEPAISNLLSPVLTGWGIAEGAVRPIATVVAMFIATVLSMILGELVPKNFALALPRATAKLVIPFQVAFTTVFKPAIVVLNGSANGILRSVGIEPKEELSGARTAEELSSLVRRSASAGVLEADTATLLDRSLTFARLSADDVMTPRPSMHAISAGDSAEDVIQLARRTGHSRFPVYDDDLDDITGVVHLKAAVSVPRERRAEVPVGALATEPLRVPETVHLDVLISELRAKGYQLAIVVDEYGGTAGIVTLEDLVEEIVGEVSDEHDRSRAGVVRGRDSITFPGELRPDELRSRTGVLVPEGDVYDTVGGYIMSVLERVPTNGDEVTLDSGVLQVVRMDGRRVDRIRYTPVPVDAASAEVKR
- a CDS encoding NADH:flavin oxidoreductase/NADH oxidase codes for the protein MSLLFSPLGIRSVTFPNRLWVSPMCMYSAVDGVVQEWHHTHLTQFASGGAGLVVAEATGVVPEGRISPRDAGIWNDEQRVAWTPIVQAIHDRCALAGIQLAHAGRKASTWWPWAERRGSVAAEDGGWTTTAPSAIAFEGFDEPVALDASGIDSVVEGFRAAAHRALDAGFDVLEVHGAHGYLLHQFLSPLSNVRTDEYGGSLENRARLLLRIVDAVREVAGDGVPLFVRISATDHADGGFTSDEASLVGQWAVERGADLIDVSSGGLVAHQRIDVHPGYQVPLAATVRRGGRVPVTAVGLITAAEQAEQVLADGAADAIFAGREWLRDPHFGLRAAHELDDTVAWPPQYLRARWR